CTCGTGCACCGCCTTGTGCGCCAGCATGGGCTGGCCCACCACATCGCCGATGGCGAAGATGTTGGCGACGTTGGTGCGCATCTGCACATCGACGTTGATGAAGCCGCGGTCCGTCACCGCCACGCCGGCCTTGTCGGCGGCGATCTTCTTGCCATTGGGCGTGCGGCCCACAGCCTGCAGCACGAGGTCGTAAGTGCCTTCGCTCTTGGCCCCGTCCAGCGACTCGAACTGCACCTTGATGCCCTCGGGCGTGGCCTCGGCGCCGACGGTCTTGGTCTTCAACATGATGTTGTCGAAGCGCTTGGCATTCAGCTTCTGCCAGACCTTCACCAGGTCGCGGTCAGCGCCCTGCATCAGGCCGTCCAGCATTTCCACCACGTCCAGGCGCGCACCCAGCGTGCTGTAGACCGTGCCCATCTCCAGGCCGATGATGCCGCCACCGATGATCAGCATCTTCTTGGGCGTGCCCTTGAGGGCCAGCGCGCCGGTCGAGTCCACGATGCGCTCGTCGTCCGGCAGGAAGGGCAGACGCACCGCCTGTGAACCGGCGGCGATGATGGCCTTCTTGAAGTGGATGGTCTTGGTGGCGCCGGTCTTCTCCTGCGCCGTGCCGGTGGTCTCTTCCACCTGCACATGGTGGGCATCGACGAAGGCACCGTAGCCGCGCACGATCGTGACCTTGCGCATCTTGGCCATCGCCGCCAAGCCGCCGGTCAGCTTGCCGATGACCTTTTCCTTGTGGCCGCGCAGCTTGTCGACGTTGACCGAGGGCGCACCGAAGTCCACCCCCAGATCGGCCATGTGCGAGACCTCGTCCATCACCGCGGCCACATGCAGCAGCGCCTTGGACGGAATGCAGCCCACGTTCAGGCAGACGCCGCCCAGCGTGGCATAACGCTCCACCAGCACGACCTTGAGGCCGAGGTCGGCGGCGCGGAAGGCGGCCGAGTAGCCGCCGGGGCCGGCGCCCAGCACCAGCACATCGCAGTCCAGGTCGGCGTTGCCGGTGTAGCTGGCGGCAGTGGGGGCCACGACCGGCGCGGCAGCGGCAGCGGGCGACGCAGCCACTGCAGGCGCCGGCGCAGCAGCCGCGTCCGATTCCAGCAGCAACAAGACTGTGCCCTGGTTGACCTTGTCGCCCAGCGAGACCTTGAGCTCCTTCACCACGCCCGCATGCGAGCTGGGGATCTCCATCGAGGCCTTGTCGCTCTCCACCGTGATCAGGCTCTGCTCGGCCTTGATCGCGTCGCCGGGTTTGACCAGCAACTCGATGATGGCCACGTCCTTGAAGTCGCCGATGTCGGGAACTTGAACTTCGATCAATGCCATTTGACGCTCCCGATTACAGAACGATGCGGCGGAAGTCCGCCAGCAGCGATGCGAAGTAGACGTTGAAGCGGGCGGCCGCGGCGCCGTCGATGACGCGGTGGTCCCAGCTCAGCGAGAGCGGCAGCATCAGGCGTGGCTGGAAGGCTTTGCCATCCCACACCGGCTCGATCTGGCTCTTGCACACGCCCATGATGGCCACCTCGGGCGCATTGATGATGGGCGTGAAATAGCGCCCGCCGATGCCGCCCAGCGAGGAGATGGTGAAGCAGCCGCCGGCCATGTCGGCTGGGCCGAGCTTGCCGTCGCGCGCCTTCTTGGCGAGCTCGCCCATTTCCTGGCTGATCTCGAAGATGCCCTTCTTGTCGGCGTCCTTGATCACCGGCACCACCAGGCCATTGGGCGTGTCCGCCGCAAAGCCGATGTGGAAGTATTTCTTCAGCACCAGCTTCTGCGTGTCGCCCTCGCCTTCCAGCGAGGCATTGAACTCGGGGAACTTCTTCAGCGCCGCCACGGCCGCCTTGATCATGAAGGCCAGCATGGTGACCTTGATGCCCGACTTCTCGTTCTCCTTGTTCGTCTGCACGCGGAACGCTTCGAGCTCGGTGATGTCGGCATCGTCGTGGTTGGTGACATGCGGGATCACCACCCAGTTGCGATGCAGATTGGCACCCGAGATCTTCTTGATGCGCGAGAGCTCCTTGCGCTCGATGGCACCGAACTTCTCGAAGTCCACCTTGGGCCAAGGCAGCAGGCCCGGCAGCGCAGCACCACCGGAGGCCGCAGCCGCCGCGGGTGCCGCGGCCTTCTGGGCCAGGGTCTGCACCGCACCGGCCATCACCGATTTGACGAAGCCCTGCAGATCGGACTCCTGGATGCGGCCCTTGGGGCCCGTGCCCTTGACCTCGTCCAGCGGCACGCCGAGTTCGCGCGCCTGGCGGCGGATGCTGGGGGATGCATGCGGCAGGCGGCCGGTGGGCGTGCTGGGCTCATGGGCCGGCAGCGCCGCGGTGGGTGCGATGCGCTCCACCGGCGCGGCGGGGGCGGCCGCCACCACGGTGTTGGCGCTCGAAGCGGCCGCGGCCGCCACGGGCGCGGCCACTGCAGCCACCGCAGCAGCACCCTGCACTTCCACGATCGCCAGCAGGCTGCCCTTGGCGACCTTGTCGCCCAGCTTGACCTTGAGTTCCTTGACCACGCCGGCATGCGAGGACGGGATCTCCATCGAGGCCTTGTCGCTCTCCACCGTGATCAGGCTCTGCTCCAGCTTGATGGTGTCGCCGGGCTTTACGAAGACCTCGATCACCGCGACCGACTCGAAGTCGCCGATGTCCGGCACGAACACCTCCACCAGCGCGCTGGTGGCGGGTGCTGCTGCGGCGACAACGGGGGCTGCCACCGGCGCGGGCGCCGCTGCCAACGTCGGTACCGGCGCGTCCGCGCCGGCCGTGCCTTCGGCCTCCAGCAGCAGCACCAGGCTGCCCTCGTTGACCTTGTCGCCCACGGCGACCTTGATCTCCTTCACCACGCCCGCATGCGAGCTGGGGATTTCCATCGAGGCCTTGTCGCTCTCCACGGTGATCAGGCTCTGCTCCAGCTTGATGCTGTCGCCCACCTTCACCAGCAGCTCGATCACGGCCACGTCCTTGACATCACCGATGTCCGGAACCTTGACTTCTACCAATGCCATTTCGTGTCTCCGATCGCCGCCGAATCAGGCGTACAGCGGGTTGATCTTGTTGACGTTGATGCCGTACTTGGCGATCGCCTCGGCCACCTTGGCGGCCGGCAGCTTGCCCTCGTCGGCCAGGCTCTTGAGCGCGGCCACGACGATGTAGTGACGGTTCACCTCGAAGTGCTCACGCAGCTTGGAGCGGAAGTCCGAGCGGCCGAAGCCGTCGGTGCCCAGCACCTTGTAGGAGCGGCCCGCCGGAATGAAGGCGCGGATCTGCTCGGCGTAGTTCTTCATGTAGTCGGTGGAGGCGATCACCGGGCCGCTGGTGCGGCTGAGCTGCTGGGTCACGAAGGGCACGCAGGCCAGCTCGGTGGGGTGCAGCAGGTTCCAGCGCTCGGCGTTCTGGCCGTCGCGCGCCAGCTCGTTGAAGCTCGGGCAGCTCCAGACATTGGCGCTCACGCCCCAGTCCTGCTCCAGCAGGCCCTTGGCGGCCTGGCTCTCGCGCAGGATGGTGCCCGAGCCCAGCAGGTTCACGCTCAGCGGGCCTGGGGCGGCCTCTTCCAGCAGATACATGCCCTTGATGATCTGCTCCTCGGTGCCGGCCTTCAGGCCCGGCATCGGGTAGTTCTCGTTCAAGAGCGTGATGTAGAAGTAGACGTTCTCCTGGTCCTGCACCATGCGCTTCAGGCCATGCTGCATGATCACCGCCACCTCGTGCGCAAAGGTGGGGTCGTAGCTGACGCAGTTGGGGATGGTGCCGGCCAGGATGTGGCTGTGGCCGTCTTCATGCTGCAGGCCTTCGCCGTTCAGCGTGGTGCGGCCCGAGGTGCCGCCCAGCAGGAAGCCGCGCGCCTGCATGTCGCCGGCGGCCCAGGCCAGGTCGCCGATGCGCTGGAAGCCAAACATCGAGTAGTAGACGAAGAAGGGGATCATGACCCGGTTGTTCGTCGAGTACGAGGTCGCCGCGGCGATCCAGCTGGCCATGCCGCCGGCCTCGTTGATGCCTTCCTGCAGGATCTGGCCGGCCTTGTCCTCGCGGTAGTACATCACCTGGTCCTTGTCGACCGGGGTGTAGAGCTGGCCCGCAGGGTTGTAGATGCCGATCTGGCGGAACAGGCCTTCCATGCCGAAGGTGCGTGCCTCGTCCACCAGGATGGGCACGGTGCGCGGGCCCAGATCCTTGTCGCGCAGCAGCTGGGTCAGGAAGCGCACATAGGCTTGCGTGGTGGAGATCTCGCGGCCCTCGGCGGTGGGCTCGAGGATGGCCTGGAAGGTGTCAAGACCTGGCACCGCGAGCTGCTCGTCCGAACGCGGGCGGCGCTTGGGCAGGTAGCCGCCCAGTTGCTGGCGGCGCTCGTGCAGATAGCGCGCCTCGGGCGTGTGCTCGGCCGGCCGGAAGAAGGGGATCTTGGGCAGGTCGGCGTCGGCGATCGGGATGCCGAAGCGGTCGCGCATCGACTTGATGTCGTCGTCGGTGAGCTTCTTGGTCTGGTGCGCGGTGTTCTTGCCCTCGCCGCTCTTGCCCATGCCATAGCCCTTGACGGTCTTCACCAGCAGCACCGAGGGCTGACCCACGGTGTTGACCGCCTTGTGGTACGCGGCATAGACCTTTTGCGGGTCGTGGCCGCCACGGTTCAGGCGCCAGATGTCGTCGTCGCTCATCTTGGCCACCATCTCCAGCAGCTTGGGGTGCTTGCCGAAGAAGTTCTTGCGCACGAAGGCGCCGTCATTGGCCTTCATGGCCTGGTAGTCGCCGTCCACCGTGTCCATCATGACCTTGCGCAGCAGGCCTTCCTTGTCGCGCGCCAAGAGCGGATCCCAGTAGCCGCCCCAGATCAGCTTGATGACGTTCCAGCCGGCGCCGCGGAACTCGCCCTCCAGCTCCTGGATGATCTTGCCGTTGCCGCGCACCGGGCCGTCCAGGCGCTGCAGATTGCAGTTCACCACGAAGATCAGGTTGTCGAGCTTTTCGCGCGCGGCCAGGCCGATCGCGCCCAGCGATTCCGGCTCGTCCATCTCGCCGTCGCCCAGGAACACCCAGACCTTGCGCTTGGAGGTGTCGGCAATGCCGCGCGCGTGCAGGTACTTGAGGAAGCGCGCCTGGTAGATCGCCATCAAGGGGCCCAGGCCCATCGAGACGGTGGGGAACTGCCAGAACTCGGGCATCAGCTTGGGGTGCGGGTAGCTGGAGAGGCCCTTGCCGTCGACCTCCTGGCGGAAGGACAGCAGCTGCTCCTCGCTGATGCGGCCTTCCAGGAAGGCGCGCGCATAGATGCCGGGCGCGCTGTGGCCCTGGATATAGAGCAGGTCGCCGCCATGCGCGCCATCGTCGGCATGCCAGAAATGGTTGAAGCCGCAGCCCAGCATGGTGGCCAGCGAGGCGAAGCTGGAGATGTGGCCGCCCAGGTCGCCGCCGTCGTCGGGGTTCAGGCGGTTGGCGCGCACCACCATCGCCATCGCGTTCCAGCGCATATAGGCGCGCAGGCGCTCCTCGATGTCGATGTCGCCGGGGAAGCGCTCTTCCTGGTCGGTGGGGATGGTGTTGACGTAGGCCGTATGGGCCGAGAAGGGCACGTCGATGCCGGCCTGGCGGGCATGGTCGATGAGGGTCTCGAGCAGGAAGTGAGCGCGCTCGCCCCCTTCCTCACCAATCACGGCGGACAGGGCGTCCAGCCATTCCTTGGTTTCGAGAGCGTCGGTGTCATTGGCGGCGGCGCCGAGAAAAGACTGAGGCTGCGCGGACATGTTGTCTCCTAAATCCTGCGTCGAAATTTTCCGGCGCGAGTTTCTCACAAGCTTTCTGAAATTCCAAATCGTGCGAGTAGGTTTCACATAATGAAATCAAAGGGATTGCTCGCTGGGCCGGCGGCGCGCGCGCCGGGATAATCGGGCCATGCTTTCCCGTTTCGATTTCAAGGGCGCCTTGCGCCGCACGCTCACGCCGCTGCAACGCCTGGCCGCCACCTGGTGGCGGCGCCAGTCGCCCTCGCGCCAGGACCGCTTTGCCACCCTGGGCCCGCTGGTCTCGGTGATGCTGTTCCTGGCGGCCATCATCTTGGCCTTCTGGTACCTGCGCAACGAGGAAATCGAACGAGAGGCCGAGGCCGTCAAGCGCGATACCGAGATCGCCCAGCAGCAGATCCGCGTGCGCCTGAACGAGAACCAGGAAAAGCTGGTGGTGATCGCGCGCGACATCGTCACGCGCGCCATCGACCCGCAGGAATTTGGCGTGCAGGCGCGCGCCTTCGCGCGCGAACGCCCCGAGGTCACCCATGTGACCTGGCTGACGAACCGGCGCGACCGCCGCGCCAGCGTCAGCGGCGCCGGCTTCCAGGCCGAGAACCTGATGGTGCTGGACGGCGGCGACCCCTCCATGCCCAGCGGCAACCCCGGCACCGCCCCCGAGATCGCCTTCCAGGCCGCCAAGGAACGGCGCCAGGTGGTCTATTCACAGCCCTTCACCGACAACAACAGCACTTCGGTGTTCCAGGTGCAGGTGCCGCTGATCGACCGCACCGGCTTTGCCGGTGTGCTGATCGCCGAATACTCGATCGAGGCCCTGCTGCGCTACTACGTGCCCACCGAGGTGGCGGGCCGCCATGCGGTCTCGGTGCTGGACGCACGCGAGCAGGTGATGGCCTCCACCGTCACCCCGATGCCGGGCCAGCGCATCAAGCGCGCCTCCATCGTCTCCGAGGTGCCGCTGGCGCCGGCGCTCAACGGCCTGGTGCTGCGCGGCCAGGGCTACCGCACCTCGATCGGCCTGATCAGCAACACCTTGTTCTGGATGGTGGTGGCCCTCTCGGTGCTGACGGTGTGGATGCTGCTGGGCACCTGGAAGCACATGCGCCGGCGCATGCAGTTCCAGACCGCGCTGGCCAACGAGACGAATTTCCGCCGCGCCATGGAGAACTCCATGCTCACCGGCATGCGCGCCATGGACATGGACTCGCGCATCTCCTATGTGAACCCGGCCTTCTGCGCCATGACCGGCTTCTCCGAGGCCGAGCTGATCGGCCGCAAGCCGCCCTTCCCCTATTGGCCGCCGGACCGCTTCGAAGAGAACGCGCGCCTCTTGCAGCAGGAGATCCACGGCCGCAGCCCGGCCGGCGGCGCCGAGGTCAAGGTGATGCGCAAGGACGGCACCATCTTCGACGCCCGCATGTATGTCTCGCCCCTGATCGACCCCAAGGGCAAGCAGAGCGGCTGGATGACCTCGATGACCAATATCACCGAGGCCAAGCGCGTGCGCGACCAGCTCAGCGCCTCGCACGAGCGCTTCACCACCGTGCTAGAGGGGCTGGACGCGGCGGTCTCGGTGCTGTCCGTCCAGCAGGGCGAGCTGCTGTTCGCGAACCGCAGCTACCGGCTCTGGTTCGGCGCCGACCCCAAGGGCCATGCCATGCTGGCCGGCAGCCAGCTGAGCCGCAGCAAGGACGATCCCGACGCCGACGACGAGGTGGACGACTATTCCGGCCTGCCGGCCCAGCATCTCACCGAGGTGGGCTCGGACCCGCGCGAGGTCTATATCGAGGGCCTGGAGATGTGGTTTGACGTGCGCGCCCGCTACCTGCAGTGGACCGACGGCCGCCTCGCGCAGATGCTGATCGCCACCGACATCACCGCGCGCCGCCGCGCCGAGGAGCAGGCCGCCCAGCAGGCCGAGAAGGCCCAGGTCACCAGCCGCCTGATGACCATGGGCGAGATGGCCTCCAGCGTGGCGCATGAGCTGAACCAGCCGCTCACCGCCATCACCAACTACTGCAACGGCATGGTCTCGCGCGTGCGCAACGACGCGATCCAGAAGGACGATCTGCTGGCCGCACTGGAGAAGACCGCCAAGCAGGCGCAGCGCGCCGGCCAGATCATCCACCGCATCCGCAACTTCGTGAAGCGCAGCGAACCGCAGCGCCAGGCCTCCAGCGCGCATGCCATCGTCGAGGACGCGGTGGAGCTGGCCGGCATCGAGCTGCGCCGCCGCAACGTGGCCATCCACACCTATGTGGCGCAGCGCCTGCCCACCCTGATGGTGGACCCGATCCTGATCGAGCAGGTGCTGATGAACCTGCTGAAGAACGCCGCCGAGGCGATCGACAACGCCGCGCTGCCGGTCTCGCGCCGCCATATCGAGCTGCGCGTGGTGCC
This portion of the Paucibacter sediminis genome encodes:
- the lpdA gene encoding dihydrolipoyl dehydrogenase, producing the protein MALIEVQVPDIGDFKDVAIIELLVKPGDAIKAEQSLITVESDKASMEIPSSHAGVVKELKVSLGDKVNQGTVLLLLESDAAAAPAPAVAASPAAAAAPVVAPTAASYTGNADLDCDVLVLGAGPGGYSAAFRAADLGLKVVLVERYATLGGVCLNVGCIPSKALLHVAAVMDEVSHMADLGVDFGAPSVNVDKLRGHKEKVIGKLTGGLAAMAKMRKVTIVRGYGAFVDAHHVQVEETTGTAQEKTGATKTIHFKKAIIAAGSQAVRLPFLPDDERIVDSTGALALKGTPKKMLIIGGGIIGLEMGTVYSTLGARLDVVEMLDGLMQGADRDLVKVWQKLNAKRFDNIMLKTKTVGAEATPEGIKVQFESLDGAKSEGTYDLVLQAVGRTPNGKKIAADKAGVAVTDRGFINVDVQMRTNVANIFAIGDVVGQPMLAHKAVHEAHVAAEVIAGELLGDAKLARSQFDARVIPSVAYTDPEVAWVGLTEDQAKAQGIKVKKGLFPWTASGRAIANGRDEGYTKLLFDDSPEAHGHGKILGGGIVGTHAGDMIGEIALAIEMGADAVDIGKTIHPHPTLGESIGMAAEIAHGSCTDVPPARK
- the aceF gene encoding dihydrolipoyllysine-residue acetyltransferase; translation: MALVEVKVPDIGDVKDVAVIELLVKVGDSIKLEQSLITVESDKASMEIPSSHAGVVKEIKVAVGDKVNEGSLVLLLEAEGTAGADAPVPTLAAAPAPVAAPVVAAAAPATSALVEVFVPDIGDFESVAVIEVFVKPGDTIKLEQSLITVESDKASMEIPSSHAGVVKELKVKLGDKVAKGSLLAIVEVQGAAAVAAVAAPVAAAAASSANTVVAAAPAAPVERIAPTAALPAHEPSTPTGRLPHASPSIRRQARELGVPLDEVKGTGPKGRIQESDLQGFVKSVMAGAVQTLAQKAAAPAAAAASGGAALPGLLPWPKVDFEKFGAIERKELSRIKKISGANLHRNWVVIPHVTNHDDADITELEAFRVQTNKENEKSGIKVTMLAFMIKAAVAALKKFPEFNASLEGEGDTQKLVLKKYFHIGFAADTPNGLVVPVIKDADKKGIFEISQEMGELAKKARDGKLGPADMAGGCFTISSLGGIGGRYFTPIINAPEVAIMGVCKSQIEPVWDGKAFQPRLMLPLSLSWDHRVIDGAAAARFNVYFASLLADFRRIVL
- a CDS encoding PAS domain-containing sensor histidine kinase encodes the protein MLSRFDFKGALRRTLTPLQRLAATWWRRQSPSRQDRFATLGPLVSVMLFLAAIILAFWYLRNEEIEREAEAVKRDTEIAQQQIRVRLNENQEKLVVIARDIVTRAIDPQEFGVQARAFARERPEVTHVTWLTNRRDRRASVSGAGFQAENLMVLDGGDPSMPSGNPGTAPEIAFQAAKERRQVVYSQPFTDNNSTSVFQVQVPLIDRTGFAGVLIAEYSIEALLRYYVPTEVAGRHAVSVLDAREQVMASTVTPMPGQRIKRASIVSEVPLAPALNGLVLRGQGYRTSIGLISNTLFWMVVALSVLTVWMLLGTWKHMRRRMQFQTALANETNFRRAMENSMLTGMRAMDMDSRISYVNPAFCAMTGFSEAELIGRKPPFPYWPPDRFEENARLLQQEIHGRSPAGGAEVKVMRKDGTIFDARMYVSPLIDPKGKQSGWMTSMTNITEAKRVRDQLSASHERFTTVLEGLDAAVSVLSVQQGELLFANRSYRLWFGADPKGHAMLAGSQLSRSKDDPDADDEVDDYSGLPAQHLTEVGSDPREVYIEGLEMWFDVRARYLQWTDGRLAQMLIATDITARRRAEEQAAQQAEKAQVTSRLMTMGEMASSVAHELNQPLTAITNYCNGMVSRVRNDAIQKDDLLAALEKTAKQAQRAGQIIHRIRNFVKRSEPQRQASSAHAIVEDAVELAGIELRRRNVAIHTYVAQRLPTLMVDPILIEQVLMNLLKNAAEAIDNAALPVSRRHIELRVVPKHTAELGGNIEFSVTDMGPGLPDEVIERMYEAFFSTKSDGMGIGLGLCRSIVESHHGRIRAENLYNGASIVGCRFAFTIPVELSRPEPSGPALNTAATP
- the aceE gene encoding pyruvate dehydrogenase (acetyl-transferring), homodimeric type translates to MSAQPQSFLGAAANDTDALETKEWLDALSAVIGEEGGERAHFLLETLIDHARQAGIDVPFSAHTAYVNTIPTDQEERFPGDIDIEERLRAYMRWNAMAMVVRANRLNPDDGGDLGGHISSFASLATMLGCGFNHFWHADDGAHGGDLLYIQGHSAPGIYARAFLEGRISEEQLLSFRQEVDGKGLSSYPHPKLMPEFWQFPTVSMGLGPLMAIYQARFLKYLHARGIADTSKRKVWVFLGDGEMDEPESLGAIGLAAREKLDNLIFVVNCNLQRLDGPVRGNGKIIQELEGEFRGAGWNVIKLIWGGYWDPLLARDKEGLLRKVMMDTVDGDYQAMKANDGAFVRKNFFGKHPKLLEMVAKMSDDDIWRLNRGGHDPQKVYAAYHKAVNTVGQPSVLLVKTVKGYGMGKSGEGKNTAHQTKKLTDDDIKSMRDRFGIPIADADLPKIPFFRPAEHTPEARYLHERRQQLGGYLPKRRPRSDEQLAVPGLDTFQAILEPTAEGREISTTQAYVRFLTQLLRDKDLGPRTVPILVDEARTFGMEGLFRQIGIYNPAGQLYTPVDKDQVMYYREDKAGQILQEGINEAGGMASWIAAATSYSTNNRVMIPFFVYYSMFGFQRIGDLAWAAGDMQARGFLLGGTSGRTTLNGEGLQHEDGHSHILAGTIPNCVSYDPTFAHEVAVIMQHGLKRMVQDQENVYFYITLLNENYPMPGLKAGTEEQIIKGMYLLEEAAPGPLSVNLLGSGTILRESQAAKGLLEQDWGVSANVWSCPSFNELARDGQNAERWNLLHPTELACVPFVTQQLSRTSGPVIASTDYMKNYAEQIRAFIPAGRSYKVLGTDGFGRSDFRSKLREHFEVNRHYIVVAALKSLADEGKLPAAKVAEAIAKYGINVNKINPLYA